A window of the Cystobacter fuscus genome harbors these coding sequences:
- a CDS encoding MBL fold metallo-hydrolase — translation MSVPDQLGIFFTTGVLATRLQDFSLLLSYQEELLNSFLEAGFEPHRCADLLKQMLEREPSLGELFDLESVKNGGCIASKSLLYDMHQDRSQWALAFFHPEADPIMTGASREQLPEVARLLRESLQGKPWSALSEALSEPRIIEVTASGGAEGLKWPRFEGTGIQRLEHASLLIASEQAKILIDPVGLAACGPLGLSNLDQSPSNMDVAIDAMLITHSHLDHWHIPSIMRYGGDGHVPVIVPRIPFPSLLAQDDMLQSLKDVGQNALAPAWGETVRIKDIEIDILPFFGEQPTLDGPLPPENVRNWGNCYRIHTPGFSVIVLVDSGTDSLGSVEEVLKQSVARRGEPDLILSCCREMTGAPFWQGLFTFWMVLPVSELQKLVRSRAGKHGPSVTLGPQGIGNVCVSSKAKAFAPYANGFRGIGLEIEDIGWGDGEPPEAQVLGQIESRIAEQGGETRVIRWLPGDVLRFDTRRQCAVSKG, via the coding sequence GTGTCAGTACCTGATCAGCTGGGCATCTTCTTCACCACGGGTGTGCTGGCGACCCGGCTTCAAGACTTCAGTCTGCTGCTCAGCTATCAAGAAGAGCTCTTGAATTCGTTTCTGGAGGCCGGGTTCGAGCCCCACCGCTGCGCGGACCTCTTGAAGCAGATGTTGGAGAGGGAACCCTCTCTCGGAGAGCTGTTCGATCTCGAGTCGGTGAAGAACGGGGGCTGCATCGCCAGCAAGTCCTTGCTGTACGACATGCACCAGGATCGCAGCCAGTGGGCGCTGGCGTTCTTCCACCCGGAGGCCGACCCCATCATGACGGGTGCCAGCCGGGAGCAGCTCCCCGAGGTGGCGCGACTGCTGCGCGAGTCTCTGCAGGGCAAGCCCTGGTCCGCCCTCTCCGAGGCCCTGTCCGAGCCGCGCATCATCGAGGTGACTGCGTCTGGCGGAGCCGAAGGGCTGAAGTGGCCCAGGTTCGAAGGGACGGGCATCCAGCGTCTGGAACACGCATCGCTCCTCATCGCTTCAGAGCAGGCGAAGATCCTGATCGATCCGGTGGGTCTGGCGGCTTGTGGACCGCTCGGCCTGTCGAATCTGGATCAATCTCCCTCCAATATGGATGTGGCGATCGATGCCATGCTGATCACCCACAGCCACCTGGATCACTGGCACATCCCTTCCATCATGCGCTACGGCGGTGATGGCCATGTTCCGGTCATCGTTCCCAGGATTCCCTTCCCCTCGCTCCTGGCCCAGGACGACATGCTCCAATCCTTGAAGGATGTCGGACAGAACGCCCTGGCTCCCGCCTGGGGGGAGACCGTGCGCATCAAGGACATCGAAATCGATATCCTTCCCTTCTTCGGCGAGCAGCCGACTCTCGATGGGCCTCTGCCGCCCGAGAATGTTCGCAACTGGGGGAACTGCTACCGCATCCACACGCCAGGGTTCTCGGTGATCGTGCTGGTGGACAGTGGCACCGACTCCCTGGGTTCCGTCGAGGAGGTGCTGAAGCAGTCCGTGGCCCGGAGGGGTGAGCCCGATTTGATCCTGAGCTGCTGCCGGGAAATGACCGGGGCTCCGTTCTGGCAGGGCTTGTTCACCTTCTGGATGGTGCTTCCCGTCTCGGAGCTGCAGAAGCTGGTCCGCTCTCGCGCGGGCAAGCACGGCCCCTCCGTGACGCTGGGGCCCCAGGGAATTGGCAACGTCTGCGTCTCGTCCAAGGCGAAGGCCTTCGCACCGTATGCCAATGGCTTCAGGGGTATCGGGCTCGAGATCGAAGACATCGGCTGGGGGGACGGAGAGCCGCCCGAAGCCCAGGTGCTCGGGCAGATCGAAAGCCGCATCGCCGAGCAGGGTGGAGAAACACGGGTGATACGCTGGTTGCCGGGGGACGTCCTGCGCTTCGACACCAGGCGGCAGTGTGCCGTGTCCAAGGGCTGA
- a CDS encoding MFS transporter: MSASLGSEPSMGASAPGRGVQGKILAYYIYYLASQAAFPRGIFVLFLMSRQFSGEQIGLLQAVLFWATVASEVPTGMMGDRFGRKQSVSLGLGLFILYCAGVILASGFVPFLLLYCTFGVAKSFISGSDRALLFDYLKAHGREGDFLRIDARSKALGALSLAVAIVVGGYLQRVSWSLVYIAYGLAFVISLAAWSRLQDLRPVADGGEAHEHGIGIVQQLGRFFLRQPGRRLMWIVVGTAFLAGAITPYYIFAQALFQGYGLEPYQIGSIISLAEVLACGAYLLAEYVSRWLSVDRAFYLAAALTAGLLLLNRLSNLWLMMFVFLLVVSIGPLMEVLLGNYFIGKVPGPIRASALSFVSFVQSAVISLGYVCYGYALEAEQLPRLIALSALLPCAAAGCTFVYFKRVKASGATQHPI, encoded by the coding sequence GTGAGCGCTTCCCTGGGGAGTGAGCCCTCCATGGGGGCGAGCGCTCCGGGGCGTGGCGTCCAGGGGAAGATCCTCGCTTATTACATTTATTACCTCGCCAGTCAGGCCGCGTTCCCTCGCGGCATCTTCGTGCTGTTCCTGATGTCGAGGCAGTTCTCGGGCGAGCAGATCGGCCTGCTGCAAGCCGTCCTGTTCTGGGCGACTGTCGCCTCCGAGGTGCCCACCGGGATGATGGGGGACAGGTTTGGCAGGAAGCAGAGCGTCTCCCTGGGGCTGGGGCTGTTCATCCTCTACTGCGCGGGCGTCATCCTGGCCTCGGGCTTCGTGCCCTTCCTGCTGCTGTATTGCACCTTCGGCGTCGCCAAGAGCTTCATCTCGGGCTCGGACCGCGCCCTGCTCTTCGACTACCTGAAGGCGCATGGCCGCGAGGGCGACTTCCTGCGCATCGATGCACGCTCCAAGGCGCTGGGGGCGCTCTCGCTCGCCGTGGCCATCGTCGTGGGCGGGTACCTCCAGCGCGTGTCCTGGTCGCTCGTCTACATCGCGTATGGCCTGGCGTTCGTCATCAGCCTCGCGGCCTGGTCGCGGCTTCAGGACCTCCGGCCGGTGGCGGACGGCGGGGAGGCTCACGAGCACGGGATCGGCATCGTCCAGCAGCTCGGCCGGTTCTTCCTGCGTCAGCCCGGACGCCGCCTGATGTGGATCGTCGTCGGGACCGCCTTCCTCGCGGGGGCCATCACCCCGTACTACATCTTCGCCCAGGCGCTCTTCCAGGGCTACGGGCTGGAGCCCTATCAGATTGGTTCCATCATCTCGCTGGCGGAGGTGCTGGCCTGCGGGGCCTATCTACTGGCCGAGTACGTCTCCCGCTGGCTCTCGGTCGATCGTGCGTTCTACCTCGCGGCGGCACTGACCGCGGGCCTGCTGCTGCTCAACCGCTTGAGCAACCTGTGGCTGATGATGTTCGTCTTCCTGCTCGTGGTCTCCATTGGCCCGCTCATGGAAGTGCTGCTCGGCAACTACTTCATCGGCAAGGTGCCGGGCCCCATCCGGGCCTCGGCCCTGTCATTCGTCTCGTTCGTGCAGTCCGCGGTCATCAGCCTGGGATATGTCTGCTATGGCTATGCGCTCGAGGCGGAGCAGCTCCCCCGGCTCATCGCCCTCAGCGCGCTCCTGCCCTGTGCGGCGGCCGGGTGTACCTTCGTCTACTTCAAGAGGGTCAAGGCTTCGGGTGCGACGCAGCACCCGATTTGA
- a CDS encoding MBL fold metallo-hydrolase codes for MNQLVDGVWWSMPDLTTDRPVIGAIAGADATLMVDAGASPAHVGPFLDELRKQGAPPVRYVIYTHSHWDHVWGGSEIKARHQPVFIAHELTRDKVLAQSRLSWDDASLAERVRLGDVESFSLEHIKAEHPSRGQMVIVPPSVGFQKQLEIDLGGVRCLVEHVGGDHSPDSTLVYARERKVVFAGDAAYTAVSGLRHYTRQVIFQLLDHVLAFDAEMFVLSHTPAPLPREQMNALREILWRVATLTLDERRPEQEVVDQLTQADIPFPLSPEFVSELVDAFKSGAASHPKP; via the coding sequence GTGAATCAGTTGGTCGATGGGGTCTGGTGGTCGATGCCGGACCTGACCACGGATCGCCCGGTGATTGGCGCCATCGCGGGAGCGGACGCCACGCTCATGGTCGACGCGGGCGCCTCGCCAGCACATGTGGGCCCTTTTCTCGATGAGCTGCGCAAGCAGGGGGCTCCGCCGGTCCGCTACGTCATCTACACGCATTCTCACTGGGACCATGTCTGGGGCGGCTCGGAGATCAAGGCCCGCCATCAGCCGGTGTTCATCGCCCACGAGCTGACCCGCGACAAGGTGCTCGCCCAGTCTCGGTTGTCCTGGGATGACGCCAGTCTGGCCGAGCGCGTCCGCCTCGGGGATGTGGAGTCCTTCAGCCTCGAGCACATCAAGGCGGAGCACCCGTCCCGCGGCCAGATGGTCATCGTTCCCCCGTCGGTGGGCTTCCAGAAGCAACTGGAGATCGATCTGGGCGGAGTGCGCTGCCTGGTGGAACACGTGGGGGGCGATCACTCACCCGACTCGACGCTCGTCTACGCCCGGGAGCGCAAGGTCGTCTTCGCGGGCGACGCGGCCTATACCGCGGTCTCCGGGCTGCGCCACTACACACGGCAGGTCATCTTCCAGCTCCTGGATCATGTCCTGGCGTTCGATGCCGAGATGTTCGTCCTCTCGCATACGCCCGCCCCACTGCCGCGCGAGCAGATGAACGCGCTGCGGGAGATCCTGTGGCGCGTCGCCACCCTCACCCTCGATGAGCGCCGGCCCGAGCAGGAGGTCGTCGATCAGCTGACCCAGGCCGATATTCCCTTCCCGCTCTCACCGGAGTTCGTGAGCGAGCTGGTGGATGCCTTCAAATCGGGTGCTGCGTCGCACCCGAAGCCTTGA
- a CDS encoding ASCH domain-containing protein, whose product MNNAPSARTRALILSRTHQCLLVRTPEGWSVPEAVGPWPMRPRVAIHQHVHGLTGLTLPLPVGSLVPGDGRAPRDFVFVVDAASVPASPHFTWEPLSRALSLTAPTGLDRWLWTTYVECMLGGWEPPSRELDVFSFGNTPEVASRLAHLVTCGRKRGTAGWLRAMKLKGITAPWPGLVSLVTDGFGHPCCVIETVEVRTLRFADVDQSFATLEAEGDLTLEGWYDGHLAYFRREAESLGLTFDENEEILMEHFRVLRVLGRADDA is encoded by the coding sequence ATGAACAACGCCCCGTCCGCCCGAACCCGTGCGCTCATCCTGAGCCGCACCCACCAATGCCTGCTCGTGCGGACCCCCGAGGGCTGGAGTGTCCCCGAGGCCGTGGGTCCCTGGCCCATGCGGCCGCGAGTCGCCATCCACCAACACGTGCACGGGCTCACCGGGCTGACGCTGCCGCTGCCCGTGGGCTCGCTCGTGCCAGGGGATGGGCGCGCGCCTCGCGATTTCGTGTTCGTCGTGGACGCGGCGTCCGTGCCCGCCAGCCCGCACTTCACCTGGGAACCCCTCTCGCGGGCGCTCTCGCTCACGGCCCCAACGGGACTCGACCGGTGGCTCTGGACGACGTACGTCGAGTGCATGCTCGGAGGCTGGGAGCCCCCCTCGCGCGAGCTCGACGTCTTCTCTTTCGGCAACACGCCGGAGGTGGCCTCCCGGTTGGCGCACCTGGTCACCTGTGGCCGCAAGCGCGGCACCGCGGGGTGGCTGCGTGCCATGAAGCTCAAGGGCATCACGGCGCCCTGGCCCGGGCTCGTGTCCCTCGTGACCGATGGCTTCGGCCACCCGTGCTGCGTGATCGAAACCGTGGAGGTCCGCACGCTGCGTTTCGCGGACGTGGACCAGTCCTTCGCCACGCTCGAAGCAGAGGGGGACCTCACCCTCGAGGGCTGGTACGACGGGCACCTGGCCTACTTCCGGCGCGAGGCCGAGAGCCTGGGTCTCACGTTCGACGAGAACGAAGAGATCCTCATGGAGCACTTCCGGGTGCTGCGCGTCCTGGGCCGCGCCGACGACGCCTGA